From a region of the Tenggerimyces flavus genome:
- a CDS encoding phosphotransferase enzyme family protein — MIGDRLRARFASDEGDPSFLGIGHPDVAALIAEFAPGSEAVELGGWTSTNVHLVGPGQVLRVHQRFVTRSRLAAVHDARRSLLARGLLVPEPLALLRCGQRVAELETYVPHTALAGDVAQFEALGQLHRASRGIAVPRPVDAQYGTPATLRRYLLDVRGDAETMRVAQWALGIVRELRRQWVPARELPTHFVHGDLVGPNLGRSDDGRALYLDFGCAAVRPRIHDLAVALFYLVVGPNDEGLAPDFDWSRVPELLQAYESASGEQLTDLEHRALTPYAAAIPLAVAAPAAYFPDSTYLRYRERRAGMTIAEWLLAHPIK, encoded by the coding sequence GTGATCGGCGACCGGCTGCGCGCTCGTTTCGCCAGCGACGAGGGCGATCCGTCGTTCCTCGGGATCGGTCATCCGGACGTCGCGGCGCTGATCGCCGAGTTCGCTCCCGGCAGCGAGGCGGTCGAGCTCGGTGGCTGGACGAGTACGAACGTGCACCTCGTCGGGCCGGGTCAGGTGCTGCGCGTGCATCAGCGCTTCGTCACGCGGTCGCGGCTGGCGGCGGTCCACGATGCCCGGCGGTCGCTGCTCGCGCGTGGCCTGCTGGTGCCGGAGCCGTTGGCCTTGCTGCGTTGCGGTCAGCGGGTCGCCGAGCTGGAGACGTACGTGCCGCACACCGCGCTGGCTGGCGACGTGGCGCAGTTCGAAGCCCTCGGCCAGCTCCATCGAGCCAGTCGGGGCATCGCCGTTCCACGACCGGTCGACGCGCAGTACGGCACACCCGCAACCCTGCGGCGGTACCTGCTGGACGTGCGCGGCGATGCCGAGACCATGCGCGTCGCCCAATGGGCGTTGGGCATCGTCCGCGAGCTCAGGCGGCAGTGGGTCCCGGCTCGCGAGCTGCCGACGCACTTTGTGCATGGCGATCTCGTCGGCCCCAACCTCGGTCGGAGCGACGACGGCCGAGCCCTCTACCTCGACTTCGGCTGCGCCGCCGTCCGCCCGCGCATCCACGACCTCGCCGTCGCGCTGTTCTATCTGGTGGTGGGACCGAACGACGAGGGCCTCGCGCCGGACTTCGACTGGTCCCGCGTGCCGGAGCTGCTCCAGGCCTACGAGTCAGCTAGCGGCGAGCAGCTGACCGACCTCGAACACCGCGCCCTCACCCCGTACGCAGCGGCCATCCCACTGGCAGTGGCAGCGCCCGCCGCCTACTTCCCCGACTCGACCTACCTCCGCTACCGCGAACGCCGAGCCGGCATGACCATCGCCGAATGGCTCCTCGCCCACCCGATCAAGTAG
- a CDS encoding alpha/beta fold hydrolase: MITTALSATSADGTSLGYRSLGQGPGLVLVHGSVESAASHDELASALADSFTVTLYDRRGRGASGPFGSSHGLGTEVADLAAVLAATGSELVFGVSSGGLIALEAALSLPLRKVVVYEPALVDSSYDMTSVDRYFARLAAGDVVGAMVAAMKAAQLGPPALSRLPDFVLRPLVRLGMRAEERSAAPGSFTMRQAAPTVAGDFRLVREAAGRASRYAEISASVLLLGGGQSPPYLKDGLATLERVLPVRQRVEFPRLGHGGSGNAAQRGNPLTVAGAMRTFLA; the protein is encoded by the coding sequence ATGATCACTACCGCACTGTCGGCGACCTCCGCCGATGGAACCTCCTTGGGATATCGCTCGCTCGGGCAGGGGCCGGGGCTCGTGCTGGTGCACGGGAGCGTCGAGTCGGCTGCCAGCCACGACGAGCTCGCGTCAGCCCTGGCGGACTCGTTCACAGTGACGCTGTACGACCGTCGCGGGCGGGGCGCGAGTGGGCCGTTCGGATCGTCGCACGGGCTGGGTACGGAGGTCGCGGACCTCGCGGCCGTGCTCGCGGCGACCGGGTCGGAGCTGGTCTTCGGGGTCAGCTCGGGTGGGCTCATCGCGCTGGAAGCGGCGCTGTCGTTGCCCTTGCGGAAGGTCGTCGTCTACGAGCCGGCTCTGGTGGACTCCTCGTACGACATGACTTCAGTCGACCGGTACTTCGCGCGGCTGGCGGCCGGCGATGTGGTCGGCGCGATGGTGGCGGCGATGAAGGCTGCGCAGCTGGGGCCGCCGGCGCTGAGCCGGCTGCCCGACTTCGTGCTGCGGCCGCTGGTGCGGCTCGGGATGCGGGCCGAGGAGCGGAGTGCCGCGCCGGGCTCGTTCACGATGCGCCAGGCGGCGCCCACGGTAGCGGGCGACTTCCGCCTCGTGCGCGAGGCCGCGGGGCGTGCGTCGCGGTACGCCGAGATCTCGGCTTCGGTGTTGTTGCTCGGTGGCGGGCAGAGCCCGCCGTACCTGAAGGACGGGCTCGCGACCCTCGAGCGCGTGCTGCCCGTGCGGCAGCGGGTGGAGTTTCCCCGCCTTGGGCACGGCGGGTCGGGCAACGCCGCGCAGCGCGGTAATCCTTTGACGGTGGCCGGCGCGATGCGTACGTTCCTGGCGTGA
- a CDS encoding glycine C-acetyltransferase produces MRDHLKQTIDEIREAGLYKGERHISTPQGATVAVDDKNVLNLCANNYLGLADHPELIKAAQGALDTWGFGMASVRFICGTQELHKELEARISRFLGTEDTILYSSCFDANTGLFETLLGPEDAIISDALNHASIIDGVRLCKAKRLRYANRDLADLEKQLQEAKDARFRLIATDGVFSMDGYLAPLPEICDLAEQYDALVMVDDSHAVGFVGENGRGTPELHGVADRIDIVTGTLGKALGGASGGYTSAKAEIVELLRQRSRPYLFSNSLAPSIAAASIRALDLLSGSSELRERLRANTAHFRNRMQDEGFELLPGEHPIIPVMFGDAVLAGKMAAELLDLGLYVTAFSYPVVPHGTARIRTQMSAAHSTEDLDRAADAFVEARKRIAG; encoded by the coding sequence ATGCGCGACCACCTCAAGCAGACGATCGACGAGATCCGCGAAGCCGGCCTCTACAAGGGCGAACGCCACATCTCCACCCCACAAGGCGCAACCGTCGCCGTCGACGACAAGAACGTGCTCAATCTCTGCGCCAACAACTACCTCGGCCTCGCCGACCACCCCGAGCTGATCAAGGCGGCGCAAGGCGCGCTTGACACCTGGGGCTTCGGCATGGCGTCCGTACGGTTCATCTGCGGCACGCAGGAGCTGCACAAGGAGCTCGAAGCCAGGATCTCCAGGTTCCTCGGCACCGAGGACACCATCCTCTACAGCTCCTGCTTCGACGCCAACACCGGTCTCTTCGAGACCTTGCTCGGCCCAGAGGACGCGATCATCTCCGACGCCCTCAACCACGCGAGCATCATCGACGGCGTACGTCTGTGCAAGGCCAAACGCCTCAGGTACGCCAACCGCGACCTGGCCGACCTCGAGAAGCAGCTCCAAGAGGCCAAGGACGCGCGCTTCCGGCTGATCGCGACCGACGGCGTCTTCTCCATGGACGGCTACCTCGCTCCGCTCCCTGAGATCTGCGACCTCGCCGAGCAGTACGACGCGCTGGTCATGGTCGACGACTCGCACGCCGTCGGGTTCGTCGGCGAGAACGGACGCGGCACGCCCGAGCTGCACGGCGTCGCCGACAGGATCGACATCGTCACCGGAACTCTCGGCAAGGCTCTCGGCGGCGCGTCCGGCGGCTACACCAGCGCGAAGGCGGAGATCGTCGAGCTTCTCCGCCAACGTTCCCGCCCGTACCTGTTCTCGAACTCCCTCGCCCCCTCCATCGCCGCCGCCTCGATCCGCGCGCTGGATCTCCTCAGCGGGTCCAGCGAGCTGCGCGAACGGCTCCGTGCCAACACCGCGCACTTCCGGAATCGCATGCAGGACGAGGGATTCGAGCTCCTCCCCGGCGAACACCCGATCATCCCGGTGATGTTCGGCGACGCGGTGCTCGCTGGGAAGATGGCCGCGGAGCTGCTCGACCTCGGCCTCTACGTGACCGCGTTCTCCTACCCCGTCGTCCCGCACGGCACCGCGCGCATCCGTACGCAGATGTCCGCGGCCCACTCGACGGAAGATCTGGACCGGGCCGCGGACGCGTTCGTCGAAGCCCGCAAGCGCATCGCGGGCTAG
- the tdh gene encoding L-threonine 3-dehydrogenase produces the protein MRALVKAKAEPGLWLEDVPVPTPQEGEVLIQVLKTGLCGTDLHIVAWDDWAQRNVKAPLVVGHEFVGRIVRTTHGVEDLREGDIVSGEGHIVCGHCRNCMAGRRHLCANTEGIGVARNGAFAEYLTLPATNVWKHKPDIDLEVASIFDPFGNAVHTALAFPVIGEDVLITGAGPIGVMAAAVVKHAGARHVVITDVNEYRLDLARRVGVTAAVNVQQETIQDVQKHLGMKEGFDVGLEMSGHPTALPTMVDNMSHGGRIAMLGLPAQPISIDWSRVVLHMLTLKGIYGREMYETWYAMSVLVEQGIDITPVITHRFEANDYEEALATVREGQCGKVIMDWEA, from the coding sequence GTGCGCGCTCTCGTGAAGGCCAAAGCCGAACCCGGCCTCTGGCTCGAAGACGTCCCCGTCCCCACACCCCAGGAGGGCGAGGTCCTCATCCAGGTCCTCAAAACCGGACTGTGCGGCACCGACCTGCACATCGTCGCCTGGGACGACTGGGCCCAACGCAACGTCAAGGCCCCGCTCGTCGTCGGCCACGAGTTCGTCGGCCGGATCGTCCGAACCACCCACGGCGTCGAGGATCTCCGAGAAGGCGACATCGTCTCCGGCGAGGGCCACATCGTCTGCGGTCACTGCCGCAACTGCATGGCCGGCCGCCGCCACCTCTGTGCCAACACCGAGGGCATCGGCGTCGCCAGGAACGGCGCCTTCGCCGAGTACCTCACGCTCCCCGCGACCAACGTCTGGAAACACAAGCCAGACATCGACCTCGAGGTCGCCAGCATCTTCGACCCGTTCGGCAACGCCGTGCACACCGCGCTCGCGTTCCCCGTCATCGGTGAGGACGTCCTCATCACCGGCGCCGGCCCGATCGGCGTGATGGCCGCCGCCGTGGTCAAGCACGCCGGCGCGCGGCACGTCGTGATCACCGACGTGAACGAGTACCGCCTCGACCTCGCCCGCAGAGTCGGCGTCACCGCGGCGGTCAACGTCCAACAAGAGACGATCCAGGACGTCCAGAAGCACCTCGGCATGAAGGAGGGCTTCGACGTCGGCCTGGAGATGTCCGGCCACCCGACCGCCCTCCCGACCATGGTCGACAACATGTCGCACGGCGGCCGCATCGCGATGCTCGGCCTGCCCGCGCAGCCGATCAGCATCGACTGGAGCCGCGTCGTCCTGCACATGCTCACGCTCAAGGGCATCTACGGCCGGGAGATGTACGAGACCTGGTACGCGATGTCGGTCCTCGTCGAGCAGGGCATCGACATCACGCCGGTCATCACGCACCGGTTCGAGGCGAACGACTACGAGGAGGCGCTCGCCACCGTACGCGAAGGGCAATGCGGCAAGGTGATCATGGACTGGGAGGCCTAG